A region from the Coffea eugenioides isolate CCC68of chromosome 9, Ceug_1.0, whole genome shotgun sequence genome encodes:
- the LOC113783009 gene encoding lectin-like has product MGAEWSQDEVSQPTEEHRKETPPCTPQINNNESGAIQKTATELKLPHNHEEILKDADAPVDKSSTEKLYDQLYAGVFLNQKKKKYWIDRTSKRNCFMLYARNLSITWAEDRSCWHWPFIKESSDVTLVAAELLNVCWLEIHGWFNTVNLTPRTLYQVVFVLMLKDPAYGWGIPVNFRLILADGSRQEHKENMMDKPRGKWIEVLAGEFETLPENNGNMECSMYEYEGGGWKRGLVIKGILIRPKD; this is encoded by the exons ATGGGGGCAGAGTGGTCACAAGATGAGGTATCACAGCCTACTGAAGAACACAGAAAGGAAACCCCTCCATGCACTCCACAGATCAACAATAATGAGTCTGGGGCAATTCAGAAGACTGCCACAGAACTTAAGCTTCCTCACAATCACGAAGAGATTCTCAAAGATGCTGATGCACCGGTTGACAAGTCCTCTACTGAGAAGCTCTATGATCAGCTATATGCAGGAGTATTcttaaaccaaaaaaagaag AAGTATTGGATTGATAGGACCTCTAAGAGGAACTGCTTCATGCTATATGCAAGAAATCTTTCAATAACCTGGGCTGAAGACAGATCCTGCTGGCACTGGCCCTTCATAAAAGAATCCAG TGATGTGACTCTAGTTGCTGCAGAGCTGCTGAACGTTTGCTGGCTGGAAATTCATGGGTGGTTCAACACGGTCAATCTCACACCAAGAACTCTCTATCAGGTTGTATTTGTTCTTATGTTAAAAGATCCTGCTTATGGATGGGGAATTCCAGTGAACTTCAGACTCATTCTAGCAGATGGAAGCAGACAGGAACACAAAGAAAATATGATGGACAAACCTAGGGGAAAGTGGATAGAAGTCCTAGCAGGAGAATTTGAGACGTTGCCAGAGAATAATGGGAATATGGAGTGTTCAATGTATGAATATGAGGGTGGGGGGTGGAAGAGAGGACTGGTCATAAAAGGAATTCTCATTCGACCAAAAGACTGA